The Quercus robur chromosome 7, dhQueRobu3.1, whole genome shotgun sequence genome has a segment encoding these proteins:
- the LOC126692172 gene encoding uncharacterized protein LOC126692172 — MARVLSPRNKPGFHNLLTRFLNSPSPPHRHGATKSLETLAYEEIQASTTGKPYNSTAFVLHGLLGSARNWRSFSRTLASALSNSNSSPLEWRQVLVDLRNHGRSAEIETLEPPHDMVNAANDLANLVKARGWAWPEVVIGHSMGGKVALQFAESCARGDYGDSVSLPKQLWILDSVPGEVNPENSDGEVEKVLQTLQSLPSSFPSRKWLVNHMIELGFSKSLSEWIGSNLKKSGEHETWAFNLEGAVQMFNSYREKSYWPLLEHPPKGMEIAIVHAENSDRWDSDVIQRLESLATRVGDGSEGKFSVHVLPNSGHWVHVDNPKGLLEMIAPKLASLKPHST; from the exons ATGGCGAGAGTTCTGAGTCCGAGAAACAAGCCAGGTTTCCACAACCTCCTGACTCGGTTCCTCAACTCACCGAGTCCGCCTCATCGTCACGGAGCTACAAAATCACTGGAAACCCTAGCCTACGAAGAGATCCAAGCTTCAACAACAGGGAAACCCTACAACTCAACAGCCTTCGTTCTTCACGGCCTTTTGGGATCCGCCAGAAACTGGAGATCGTTCTCTCGAACCCTAGCTTCCGCTCTCTCCAACTCCAATTCCTCTCCATTGGAGTGGAGGCAAGTGCTTGTGGATTTAAGAAACCATGGAAGATCAGCTGAGATAGAAACCCTAGAACCGCCTCATGACATGGTCAACGCGGCCAACGATTTGGCCAATTTAGTCAAGGCTCGAGGTTGGGCTTGGCCCGAGGTTGTTATTGGCCACTCCATGGGTGGTAAGGTTGCGCTTCAGTTCGCAGAGAGTTGTGCTCGTGGTGACTATGGTGATTCTGTTTCATTGCCCAAACAG CTGTGGATACTGGATTCCGTCCCTGGAGAGGTGAACCCTGAAAACAGTGATGGAGAAGTTGAGAAGGTGTTGCAGACCTTACAGAGTTTACCTTCATCATTCCCATCACGAAA GTGGCTTGTCAATCATATGATTGAACTTGGGTTTTCCAAGTCCTTGTCAGAATGGATAGGCAGCAACCTCAAGAAATCAGGAGAGCATGAGACATGGGCATTTAATCTTGAAGGTGCTGTGCAGATGTTCAATTCATACAG GGAGAAGTCTTATTGGCCCCTTTTGGAGCATCCGCCAAAAGGTATGGAGATAGCAATTGTGCACGCAGAGAACAGTGACCGGTGGGACTCAGATGTGATCCAGCGGCTTGAAAGCCTTGCCACTCGAGTAGGAGATGGGTCTGAGGGGAAGTTTTCTGTTCACGTGCTTCCCAATTCAGGCCATTGGGTTCATGTGGACAATCCGAAGGGACTTCTAGAGATGATTGCTCCAAAGCTTGCATCTCTTAAACCTCATAGTACTTGA
- the LOC126692171 gene encoding 40S ribosomal protein S14-3-like, whose protein sequence is MSRRKTREPKEENVTLGPATREGEQVFGVAHIFASFNDTFIHVTDLSGRETLVRITGGMKVKADRDESSPYAAMLAAQDVSQRCKELGITALHIKLRATGGNKTKTPGPGAQSALRALARSGMKIGRIEDVTPIPSDSTRRKGGRRGRRL, encoded by the exons ATG TCTAGAAGGAAAACTAGGGAGCCCAAGGAGGAGAATGTTACCCTAGGACCTGCTACACGTGAAGGGGAGCAGGTTTTTGGTGTGGCCCATATTTTTGCATCGTTCAATGACACATTCATT CATGTAACTGATTTGTCTGGAAGGGAAACACTTGTTCGCATTACTG GGGGCATGAAGGTGAAAGCTGATAGGGATGAATCATCACCATATGCAGCCATGCTTGCAGCTCAAGATGTTTCTCAAAGATGCAAG GAGCTTGGCATCACTGCTCTGCACATAAAGCTGCGGGCTACTGGAGGGAACAAGACTAAGACTCCTGGTCCAGGTGCCCAGTCAGCACTTAGAGCCCTTGCACGTTCAGGCATGAAAATTGGTCGCATAG AGGATGTGACCCCAATTCCCAGTGACAGTACTCGCAGAAAGGGTGGCAGAAGGGGTAGAAGGCTGTGA